From a single Lolium rigidum isolate FL_2022 chromosome 7, APGP_CSIRO_Lrig_0.1, whole genome shotgun sequence genomic region:
- the LOC124670376 gene encoding two-component response regulator ORR42-like, producing MASNAQGSPVKALLVDDTAVDALILSTKLRKFHCETTVAKTGKEALDLFHEGKKFDIVLCDKDMPIMNGLEAVEKIRAMGEIDVKIVGLSADYDATEVFMSAGADAFVPKPMKLDVLSAIIQEVINKKNNTMV from the exons ATGGCATCCAACGCCCAAGGAAGCCCCGTGAAGGCACTGCTTGTTGATGATACTGCAGTCGATGCCTTGATTCTCTCCACGAAGCTGCGCAAGTTTCACTGTGAGACTACGGTGGCGAAAACTGGGAAAGAAGCTTTGGATTTGTTCCATGAGGGGAAGAAGTTTGATATTGTTTTATGTGATAAGGACATGCCCATAATGAATGGCCTGGAG GCAGTTGAAAAGATCCGAGCTATGGGAGAAATTGATGTGAAGATTGTTGGGTTGTCGGCCGATTATGATGCCACGGAGGTGTTCATGAGTGCTGGTGCTGATGCATTTGTGCCCAAACCAATGAAGCTTGATGTTCTCAGCGCTATTATTCAGGAGGTCATCAACAAGAAGAACAATACCATGGTCTAG